A genomic region of Dunckerocampus dactyliophorus isolate RoL2022-P2 chromosome 8, RoL_Ddac_1.1, whole genome shotgun sequence contains the following coding sequences:
- the fer1l4 gene encoding fer-1-like protein 4 isoform X2, whose amino-acid sequence MSRGFTQKTRVVHSEGMAVFNEFFRWPHYGKVIRNEVLTIGVYNFSKVFSNRLLGKLVVGLEHIVTSGRLLLREPLTDANHLLTDIYIELDVRYHPVEGAAGGWKGQDFVEEVEEKDELSLVIMNEGFSEPDSLQILSHSERELEREARRLGRNLIQSVGGDDDDNYDDDDDDEDDDLEASDLIFTPLMSRSRPLSRRIAAATPRVQSFQVNINILEAQKLAGVNINPAVFIRVAEQKKNTTTQKSTNCPFYNENFQFEFQETPDILFDKVIEIKVFHRRTLAFLMTHIGTFKIDISTVFSQPDHRFYQKWAPLTDPADTRSGVKGYVKATVSVLMKGEALNPSVPPATPTASEDVEKNLMLPRGIPSERPWARFRVRIYKAEGLPTMDSGLMAKMSKVTDRTVFIDPYVQVTFSGQQGETSVASATSWPVWNEEISFIEQFPPLAQRIRVQILDDTKMGDIALATHFLDLKQISDPTRNGFNPTFGPCWVNLYGSPRNSTLGDVHQALNQGIGEGIFYRGRILLALSVEIYSSPSAVAMDTSSTALPLVKGTLGRLGLKKKRGSSKVKEKKKKKEVSSRLADESGDAGVEVPESVTVETEEIHPLPEGFLGEREDFLLFTSLFEVTMMDPSVGTRPMTFELSIGNHGKVVKVGRSKKSQSREELRRSREDLSEEGQSLLETEEELDKEEVLSPEPENRSLSDPMRPQPTEYDRSFQYIPLQAPAEKHKPCLFIWSQFEDHSFRLYQANWISKMADRLEIGLDEVERLQRRPKSNVKKLLVHVLLELVTSCKQFRLFSDRRSQFHPNNLDARRKEFIKKNLVAVARQASRTRQRITRRTLKQQLMDVRRLLSKLRHLAKEPQNTIPDAFLWLLSGSKRLAYVRIPAHSIIFSLVEDQRGRDCGRVTTLYMKSPGGSTSEIFAKLEVYLWLGQAKYSKDAITSLPEEFLPIYDEQEETPLVSTGTRRKLPVRLSCQDSRYFQLRCHMYQARGLLAADDDGLSDPFAKVLFSSQCQLTKVSPDTLSPAWSECLLFDRVLLEGTMADLRQDPPLVIIHVYDYDALGSPKPLGRAYAEPEFKPVEMLYQKPRLRFYDINMGRVPAGELLAAFELIELDYSSFGEPTLPSSVDPQELTYLEEQRCYDIPQGVRPVLRNFRIEVLFWGLRELKRVQLFEVERPLVRVECAGSQLESEEIESFKAHPNFKEMSRFLSVKLPEQAYLHPPLTLFVVERRAFGRQVLVGTHVVQSLMDYAPPELGEEPEEEEEEPKPKVKKPPGKTSTLKTLRKITLSNLSIKESLIPNNTIKRINAPLKKLAQLKEEELEEDIPESEELDWWSKYYASLEELEKQAADELKKKEEEEQAEREGQHATATNTEEAEMDAVVVQIDPPKRKKIATLKLYAGDLESQFSQFQDWLQIFPLFKGQANGEDADEDEEERLMGKYKGSFLVYPIDSDDEDDPKCQITKGIPQNSPFRVLVRIYIIKGTSLTPTDPNGKADPYLVVRIGQQTQDTKDRYIPKQLNPVFGEVFELTVSFPLETEVLIRVLDHDIVGSDDIIGETRVDLENRFYSRHRASCGLALYYDTEGYNTWRDAKKPSVILSELCKKNGIPSPEYRPFEVKVLNKIFKIPADAVPEDLLKKNQRSPQEEEEMEEHAALSVLRRWGEMGEFLPGAVFLVPEHVEIRSLLNQDKPGLPQGYLHMWVDMFPTDVPAPPTVDIKPRQPLQYELRVIIWNTDDVFLDDVNPFTGVPSSDIYVKGWIKGLEGDKQETDVHFNSLTGEGNFNWRFVFRFDYLPTEKEVVYKRKESIFSLEETEFRQPAVLALQIWDYDRILANDFLGAIELRLSDMVRAAKSSGKCTVQMAKDRAAPRVSIFRSKKMKGWWPVTRQKTAEDFEREEKQAAQKDKKSKNKRDKMKQEDIQFTDSSGNIYLLMGKVEAELQLVTLEQAEANPVGRGRKEPEPLDKPNRPTTSFTWFVNPMKTFIFLIWGKFKKYIVTLVILVVVTLFLGLLVYTLPGQISTLLVRG is encoded by the exons ATGTCTCGAG GTTTCACCCAAAAAACCAGAGTGGTGCACAGTGAGGGTATGGCCGTGTTTAACGAG ttctTCCGTTGGCCTCACTATGGCAAAGTGATTCGAAATGAAGTGTTGACCATCGGAGTTTACAACTTCAGTAAAGTCTTCTCCAACCG ACTTCTGGGCAAGCTGGTTGTGGGTCTGGAGCATATTGTTACATCAGGGAGGCTTTTGCTACGGGAACCACTCACCGATGCCAACCATCTCCTGACGGAT ATCTACATTGAGTTAGATGTTCGCTACCATCCAGTGGAGGGCGCTGCAGGAGGATGGAAGGGTCAAGACTTcgtggaggaagtggaggaAAAGGATGA GTTGTCGCTGGTCATCATGAATGAAGGATTTTCAGAGCCAGACAG cttGCAGATTCTGAGTCATTCAGAGAGAGAGCTGGAGAGAGAGGCTCGCCGTCTGGGGCGGAACCTCATTCAGTCCGtgggtggtgatgatgatgacaactacgatgatgatgatgatgatgaagatgatgacttGGAGGCGTCTGACCTCATCTTCACTCCTTTGATGAG tCGTAGCAGGCCTCTCTCCAGGCGTATTGCTGCAGCGACCCCCAGAGTTCAAAGTTTCCAG gtcAACATCAACATCCTGGAAGCTCAGAAGCTGGCTGGAGTCAACATCAATCCTGCAGTCTTCATCCGAGTGGCAGAGCAGAAGAAAAACACCACCACTCAGAAATCCACTAACTGTCCCTTCTACAACGAG AACTTCCAGTTTGAGTTCCAGGAGACTCCAGACATCCTCTTTGACAAAGTAATTGAGATAAAG GTGTTCCACCGGCGGACGCTGGCCTTCCTGATGACACACATTGGAACCTTCAAGATTGACATTTCCACTGTGTTCAGCCAGCCAG ACCACCGCTTCTACCAGAAATGGGCTCCTCTCACTGACCCGGCTGACACCAGGTCAGGTGTGAAAGGTTACGTTAAGGCCACTGTCAGTGTGCTGATGAAGGGCGAGGCTCTCAACCCCAGTGTGCCCCCGGCCACGCCCACCGCCAGCGAGGATGTGGAGAA GAACCTGATGCTTCCTCGCGGTATACCTTCAGAGCGCCCCTGGGCTCGGTTTCGTGTCCGCATCTACAAGGCAGAGGGTCTTCCCACTATGGACTCGGGGCTGATGGCCAAAATGTCTAAGGTCACCGATCGAACAGTCTTCATTGACCCTTATGTCCAAGTGACCTTTTCTGGACAACAG gGGGAGACGTCAGTCGCTAGTGCCACCAGCTGGCCCGTTTGGAATGAGGAGATCTCCTTCATTGAGCAGTTCCCTCCTCTGGCCCAGAGAATCAGAGTCCAGATCCTTGATGACACCAAGATGGGAGACATCGCTCTGGCAACACACTTCCTGGACCTGAAGCAGATTTCTGACCCTACCAGGAATG GCTTTAATCCCACCTTTGGACCATGCTGGGTTAACCTGTATGGGTCTCCTCGAAACTCCACACTTGGAGATGTCCACCAG GCTTTGAACCAGGGCATTGGAGAAGGAATCTTCTACCGTGGTCGAATCCTCCTTGCGCTCTCTGTGGAGATTTACTCCTCCCCATCTGCTGTCGCCATGGACACAAGCTCCACCGCCCTGCCGTTG GTGAAAGGAACTCTGGGAAGGTTGGGACTGAAGAAGAAGAGAGGCAGCAGTAAggtgaaggagaagaagaagaagaaagaag TTTCCAGCAGATTGGCTGACGAGTCAGGAGATGCAGGAGTGGAGGTGCCGGAGTCTGTTACCGTGGAAACTGAGGAGATCCACCCGCTGCCAGAG GGTTTTCTGGGTGAGAGAGAAGACTTTCTACTGTTTACGTCTCTGTTTGAAGTTACCATGATGGATCCATCTGTAGGCACCAGACCAATGACCTTTGAACTCTCCATAG GAAACCATGGCAAGGTGGTGAAGGTTGGAAGATCCAAGAAGAGTCAGAGCAGAGAGGAACTGAGGAGAAGCAGGGAGGATCTCAGCGAGGAAGGCCAAAGTCTTCTGGAGacggaggaggagctggacaaggaGGAGGTGCTGAGTCCCGAACCTGAGAACAGATCTTTGTCTGACCCCATGAGGCCGCAGCCCACCGAGTATGACAG GTCATTCCAGTACATCCCCCTCCAGGCCCCCGCTGAGAAACATAAGCCATGTCTGTTTATCTGGAGTCAATTTGAAGACCACAGTTTCCGTCTCTACCAGGCCAACTGGATCAGCAAGATGGCCGATCGGCTG GAGATTGGCCTGGATGAGGTGGAGCGTCTCCAGAGGAGGCCGAAGAGTAACGTGAAGAAGCTTCTGGTACACGTCCTGCTGGAGCTGGTCACCTCCTGCAA ACAGTTCCGACTGTTCTCTGACCGGCGGTCGCAGTTTCATCCCAACAATCTGGACGCACGCAGGAAGGAGTTCATTAAGAAGAACTTG GTGGCGGTGGCCAGACAGGCAAGTAGAACCAGGCAGAGGATCACCAGGCGGACGCTCAAACAACAACTCATGGACGTAAGGAGACTCCTGTCCAAACTTCGACACTTGGCAAAAGAG CCCCAGAACACCATCCCTGATGCATTTCTGTGGTTATTGAGTGGAAGCAAACGATTGGCTTATGTCAGGATCCCTGCCCACTCCATTATCTTCTCATTGGTTGAGGACCAGAGAGGGCGAGATTGTGGTCGGGTCACTACACTCTACATGAAG TCTCCAGGAGGCTCAACAAGTGAGATCTTTGCCAAGCTGGAGGTCTACCTGTGGCTGGGTCAGGCCAAGTACAGTAAAGACGCCATTACCTCACTTCCAGAAGAATTTCTACCAATCTACGATGAGCAGGAGGAGACGCCTCTGGTATCCACAGGGACCCGGAGGAAGCTCCCTGTTCGTCTGTCCTGTCAGG ACAGCAGGTACTTCCAGCTGCGATGTCACATGTACCAAGCACGTGGCTTATTGGCAGCAGATGACGATGGCCTATCAGATCCCTTTGCCAAGGTTCTCTTCTCCTCACAGTGTCAACTCACCAAG gtgtCACCAGACACACTCTCTCCGGCATGGTCTGAGTGTCTATTGTTTGACCGCGTGCTGCTGGAGGGAACGATGGCGGACCTCCGACAAGACCCTCCCCTGGTCATTATCCACGTCTACGACTACGACGCCCTG GGCAGCCCAAAGCCTCTTGGCCGAGCTTATGCCGAGCCTGAGTTCAAACCGGTGGAAATGCTCTACCAGAAGCCCCGCCTCCGTTTCTATGACATCAACATGGGGCGGGTCCCTGCAGGCGAGCTGCTCGCCGCCTTTGAGCTTATTGAGCTGGACTATTCCTCCTTTGGAGAG CCGACTCTGCCCAGCAGCGTGGACCCTCAAGAGCTGACCTACCTGGAAGAACAGCGTTGCTACGACATACCACAGGGGGTCCGACCTGTCCTGAGGAACTTCAGAATTGAG GTGCTGTTCTGGGGTCTGCGGGAGCTGAAGCGCGTGCAGCTCTTTGAGGTCGAACGTCCCCTGGTGAGGGTGGAGTGTGCTGGATCCCAGCTAGAGTCGGAAGAGATCGAGAGCTTCAAGGCGCATCCTAACTTCAAGGAGATGAGCCGTTTCCTCAGTGTG AAGCTACCAGAGCAGGCCTACCTCCACCCTCCCCTCACACTCTTCGTGGTGGAGCGCAGAGCTTTCGGCCGGCAGGTCCTGGTTGGGACGCACGTTGTCCAGAGTCTCATGGACTATGCCCCGCCAGAGCTAGGAGAGGAGccggaggaagaagaggaggagcctaAACCAAAAG TGAAGAAGCCTCCAGGGAAGACCAGTACACTGAAAACGTTGAGGAAGATCACCCTCAGCAACCTGTCAATCAAAGAATCATTGATTCCCAACAACACCATCAAACGGAtcaat GCTCCTCTGAAGAAGCTGGCGCAGCtgaaggaggaggagctggaggaggacaTACCAGAAAGCGAGGAGCTGGACTGGTGGTCCAAATATTATGCCTCCTTGGAAGAGCTGGAGAAACAG GCTGCTGATGAAttgaagaagaaggaggaagaagaacaAGCAGAAAGAG agGGCCAACATGCCACTGCCACCAACACTGAGGAAGCTGAGATGGATGCTGTGGTGGTGCAGATTGATCCTCCTAAACGCAAGAAGATAGCCACACTAAAG CTGTATGCAGGCGATCTGGAGTCACAGTTCAGTCAGTTTCAGGACTGGTTGCAGATCTTTCCGCTCTTTAAAGGCCAAGCAAACGGCGAGGATGCTgacgaggatgaagaggagCGGCTAATGGGAAAATACAAG GGTTCCTTCCTGGTCTACCCAATAGACTCAGACGATGAAGATGATCCCAAGTGTCAGATCACTAAAGGTATCCCCCAAAACTCACCCTTCAGAGTTCTGGTGCGGATCTACATAATCAAG GGCACCAGTCTCACTCCCACAGACCCAAATGGAAAAGCAGACCCATACTTGGTGGTCCGAATCGGGCAGCAGACTCAGGACACCAAAGACCGCTATATCCCTAAACAGCTCAACCCTGTCTTTGGAGA GGTCTTTGAACTGACCGTGTCCTTCCCACTGGAGACAGAGGTGCTCATCAGGGTGCTGGACCACGACATTGTGGgctctgatgacatcattggaGAGACACGGGTCGACCTGGAGAACCGCTTCTACAGTCGCCATCGGGCCAGCTGCGGCCTGGCACTTTACTATGACAC TGAGGGCTACAACACGTGGCGTGATGCAAAGAAACCATCAGTCATTTTGTCAGAACTCTGCAAGAAGAACGGCATCCCGTCTCCAGAATACAGACCATTTGAGGTCAAAGTCCTCAACAAGATCTTCAAGATCCCAGCAGATGCTGTACCTGAAG ATCTGTTGAAGAAGAACCAGCGCTCTcctcaggaggaggaggagatggaggagCACGCGGCCCTCAGCGTGCTACGACGCTGGGGGGAGATGGGCGAGTTCCTCCCCGGAGCTGTCTTTCTGGTGCCTGAGCATGTGGAGATCCGATCCCTGCTGAACCAGGACAAACCTGGACTGCCGCAG ggctACCTTCACATGTGGGTGGACATGTTTCCTACTGATGTTCCAGCCCCGCCTACTGTTGACATTAAGCCCCGTCAACCTTTACA ATACGAGCTGCGTGTCATCATCTGGAACACTGATGACGTTTTTCTGGATGACGTCAACCCGTTCACTGGTGTGCCGTCCTCTGACATCTATGTTAAAGG GTGGATTAAAGGACTGGAAGGAGACAAGCAGGAGACAGACGTCCACTTCAACTCTCTGACTGGAGAGGGAAACTTCAACTGGAGATTTGTCTTTCGCTTTGATTACCTGCCCACTGAG AAAGAGGTGGTCTACAAGAGGAAGGAGTCCATCTTTTCTCTGGAGGAGACCGAGTTTCGGCAACCGGCGGTCCTCGCGCTGCAGATATGGGACTATGACCGCATCTTGGCCAACGACTTCCTGG GCGCCATCGAGCTGCGCCTCAGTGACATGGTGCGGGCGGCAAAGTCGTCCGGCAAGTGCACGGTCCAGATGGCCAAAGACCGGGCCGCCCCGCGGGTTTCCATATTCCGCTCCAAAAAGATGAAGGGCTGGTGGCCAGTGACCCGTCAGAAGACAGCTGAGGACTTTGAAAGGGAGGAGAAGCAAGCAGCCCAGAAGGACAAGAAAAGTAAGAATAAGAGGGACAAGATGAAGCAGGAGGACATCCAGTTCACTGACAGTAGCGGAAACATCTACCTACTCATG ggTAAGGTGGAGGCGGAGCTCCAGTTGGTGACTTTAGAGCAGGCTGAGGCTAATCCAGTTGGACGAGGACGCAAGGAACCAGAACCTCTGGACAAACCAAA CCGTCCCACCACCAGTTTCACGTGGTTTGTCAACCCCATGAAGaccttcatcttcctcatctGGGGGAAGTTCAAGAAGTACATTGTGACCCTGGTCATCCTCGTTGTGGTGACGCTCTTCCTAGGCCTCCTGGTCTACACGTTGCCTGGGCAGATCAGCACCCTCCTCGTCAGAGGATGA